Within the Miscanthus floridulus cultivar M001 chromosome 17, ASM1932011v1, whole genome shotgun sequence genome, the region CCATTCATAAAGCTCTACAAGTTTTATGTGCAGCCTTTTATCCTCCCCTTTCTTGCACATTGTACCCACTTCTGGACATATGTGGCTCGAGGATTGACTATGGTGCTACATATCTTGTATAACCTATATAAACGGCTTATGTAAAGAGCTAAAGTGACTGAATTCAGAAAAATAAATTTGCAAAGATTCATGTATTAGTATATTAACTTGATTTCATGCGCtcaaaagattaataaaattccTTTATTGAAAAAAAACTATTAGTATATTACCAGTAACATCAGGAACAGGGGAGAAGCAACCAGCCCATGAGAACCAGATGTGCTATGGGGAGACTCCATGGCCCAGAAGTTTTCATATGATGTGATACTGGTTATCATATCCATGCTCCTAAGAAACAGAAATTGTCATCATTTCACTTTTGAAGGAAATGACTTTTAGCATAAGGATGTAGATATTCACATGAAATGGCTGCAAGGACCTGTGGAGTATAGAGCATTTACTTTGTTTAAGTCCTGATGTTTTATTAACAGCATTGAGAAAAATGTACCCTGAAAGGAAAGTGTTGCCTGAGAATTTCCCAATAATGGTTAACTGTCAGTTCTACTGTTGCATAATATATGCCAGTGTTGTCTAATGAATGTGACTATGTGTCCTTTAAAAGGAGATAATGTGCTACATTAAAGGTTGTGACGTTAAAGGGATATAATCAATTTCATAGAATGTATTGTGTGTGGTTTCTGTGCACTGAAATCTCCATAAATTCTTGACAGGGAAGTGTCTCCACAAGAAGAAATAAGCACACCCAGAATTTAACCTTCTTTTCATCCCAAGCTTAATGTGGAGCTCCTTTTCTTATATTGAAGAAATTGCACAGAGAGAATACATGCATTTCCTTGGGAAATGGGAATATTTAACAAGAACCCAAGCTCAGTTTTCAGCAATTGATTGGTAGCCCACAGCTTGGATACTTGCATCCCTGTTCATCCCACAAATATGTCTGTTCATCGTGATCTTGTATCCGAGGAGATGCCTGAAAGCATATTCCGTAACAGTGAATCTGATGGATCCCACTCTAGTGCCTTCTTGGCAATATATTCACCAACCACCTGTTCATTGTGGAGCTTGCAATATGCCAGCAGGGTCCTGTAAATTGACACGTCTGGCTGGACGGGCATGGCCTCGATGGTGTGTGCCACCTCTGTAAAGCGGCCTGCTCGTCCTAGCATATCCAGGAACCATGTGTAGTGGCTCTTTTGTGGGGGAACATCAAACATATTCGTCATAGAGTTGAAATGTTTGATGCCAATGTCAACTAAGCCACCATGGCTGCAGGCAGAAAGCACAACTGTGAAAGTGACCCCACCAGGCTGAGCTCCAGCCAAAATCATGTCTTCAAAAACTGACAACGCTTCAGTGTAAGAGCCGTTGAATGCCGTCCCGGAGATTATAGCATTCCACGACACGACACTGGGTTCCCTGATTGACTCAAAAGCACGCTTAGCATCTTCCAGACACTTGCACCTGCTGTACATGTTTATAAGGCTGTTGGAGAGAGATACCTGACCGCTCAATCCCAATTTCACTGCACAGCAGTGCAGCTGCTTCCCGGACTCTATGGATGCCAAGGTCGCAGCAGCAGAAAGGAAGCAAGCTAGGCTGAAACCGTCAATAGTAACCTCCTCGTGGAACATGTGAAGTATCAAGTCGAGTGCCCTGTGGTGAAGCCCGATCTGATTCAGCCCTTTGGCCAGGCTCGTGTATGTGAATCTGTCCCTCACGAATGACATTGTGGTAGCCACCTCCCACGCGTCATCCAGTCTTGCAGACCTTGCATACACATCAACCAACGAGTTCCCGACAGACACGTCCAATGACTCAGAGCTGGTCTTGAGCACATAGGCATGGATCTTTGCAGCGTGCAGACATGCATGTGCAGAGGTGCAGCCTTTCAGAAGAGTAGACAGGGTGAAGGAGTTGGGCTGCACCCTGGTAGCCCGCATACGAGCAAATGCCGCAAACGCCTCTTGTTCCCTGCCATGGCGCATGAGTCCAGAGATGAAGGAAGTCCAGGTCACCACATTGGGCATGTGAACCGCATGGAAAGCATGCAGCAAGTCGAGGGGACGTGCGGAGGACTTGCTGTACAAGTCAAGGAGCGCATTGCAAGCAGAGGTGTCGTGCTCCAGACGAGACTTGAAGAGGCGGGCATGGAGCTGCTG harbors:
- the LOC136516651 gene encoding pentatricopeptide repeat-containing protein At5g52850, chloroplastic-like, producing the protein MPWQPSPLFAVFRQQRLASSWAAAVAGHARSGRHATALTVFRRVLRTHPAVATSDHFAYAALLRCRDRRLAYQIHAQVCRRGLAASNPVLACSLLVFYADCEDWNSATRVFAEMLRPDAVSYTAMISALLRAGDCHGALALYPCMLPLGAPTQHTFSKLLAPCAAMRLHFHGTQLHAQLLRWGCWAPHLGLVLKTALVYMYAACGAMVSARAVLHATPETDVVLWTAIITAYTRRGQLQPALLAFRDMERSVVPPNAFTYAALIAACSADHSLYIGQQLHARLFKSRLEHDTSACNALLDLYSKSSARPLDLLHAFHAVHMPNVVTWTSFISGLMRHGREQEAFAAFARMRATRVQPNSFTLSTLLKGCTSAHACLHAAKIHAYVLKTSSESLDVSVGNSLVDVYARSARLDDAWEVATTMSFVRDRFTYTSLAKGLNQIGLHHRALDLILHMFHEEVTIDGFSLACFLSAAATLASIESGKQLHCCAVKLGLSGQVSLSNSLINMYSRCKCLEDAKRAFESIREPSVVSWNAIISGTAFNGSYTEALSVFEDMILAGAQPGGVTFTVVLSACSHGGLVDIGIKHFNSMTNMFDVPPQKSHYTWFLDMLGRAGRFTEVAHTIEAMPVQPDVSIYRTLLAYCKLHNEQVVGEYIAKKALEWDPSDSLLRNMLSGISSDTRSR